AAATGGTAGCGTCAAAAGATTAGAAGAATCTAAATTGATAGAAAGAATTATTGTTACAGATACGCATCCAAATGCAAGAGCAGCAGCTCAAAAAACCGATTTTATAGAAATATCATCTATTTCAGACTTATTGATACAAGCTGTAACTTCATTTTAATACCTTTTTACCCACGAATTTATTCGTGGGTTTTATTATAGCTCTAATTTATTACTTCAAAAATTATCTTTGATAGTTCTGCAATAAGCGCATTATTTACATCATTGCTTTCATTCGAATTTTTAATAAAAATGGCTATTGCATAACTTTTTGTTGGTGTTACTACAATTCCAATATCATTTTCGGCTGCTTTAAGTCCAAACTCTTGCCCTTCTATTGGTTCTTTTCTAAATGAGCTTCCAGTTTTGTGTCCTAAAAGTATTTTTTGATTGTCTTGTGGCAAACCTGCTTTTATTTTATTTGCTCCTGTCTGAGTTTCTACCATTATCTTCCACAAAAAATCGTGGGTTTCTTTTTCTAGAATATTTTCTTGATAGAAATGTTTTAATAAAAGGACAGCATCAGTTGGAGTTGTTGTATTAAGATATTGATTATCAAAAGTTTCATGCATTTTTTCTTCACTGGCTGCGAGGGTTGTATATTTTAGACCTAATTTTTTGACAAATTTATTCGTTTTTTCTACTCCCTTTTGATTGTATTTTTGTCTAAGTTCTATGCTTTCAGATGCCGAAAGTTCATGCTTTGGCTTTTTTTCTTTGATTCTTTGCTCAGTTATATAGGCTTTTCCTCCTAAAAAACGAAACAGAATATCACAAACATTATTATCACTTTTCGAAACCATATAAGAAAGGAGTTCACTCAGTTTTATCGAAAAACCTATTTTTGTTTCATACTGTTCTGCATATTGTTTTTTCAAATCTTCTCGTAAAGGCGAATAGGTTTCTTCTAATAAATCCCATTTGGTAATAAATAATTCATCATTCAAATCAAATTTTCCTTTATCAACCTCTTTCAAAATAGCTAGAGCTAAATGAAATTTGTAAACACTCATTGTTGGGAATTTTTCTAAATTATTTCTATATAAATCATCTTCTGTTTTGTTATTTGAGTAAAAACTATACAATCCTTCTATATAATAATCTGAATGGCTCAAATCTACTACTGCAATTCCGATAGTCAGATTTAAGTTTTTCTCTTTTAAAATTGCATCAATAGAATCTTGATAACTACTAAACTGCTTAGTAATTATTTTATCATACTTTATTTTTTGCCCAAAACAAGCCTGAAAACCAAACAAAAACAGCAAACAAAAAAATAACGCTTGAAAATACATCTTCATAATTAAAATCAAATAAAAAGGAAATAAATTTTTATACAATTTTACGGCTTTTTTTTAAAATACCAGTAAAATTAACTATCTTAACTATACCAAATTAAAAATCTACTCTTATGAAAAATACTTTACTCTTATTCTCTTTATTGAGTTTCAGTTGCTTTTCTTCTTTTGCTCAAATAGATTCTCTTCAAAGTGAACTTTACAAATTTTCTTTAGATGAGCTTACCGAAACCGAAGAAAACCAAACAGCTATCAGTGTTGCATCAAATGTTAGCACCGATGAAAACAAACAGCCTGCTGCTGTAACTACAATTACTCGTGAGCAATTGCAACTCAGTTCTGCTCGTACACTTGCTGAGGCTTTAATGCTTTTTGTCCCTGGATTTTTTCTTGTTGAAGATCAAGATGACATGATTATGGGTTTTCGTGGTCTTGCCCCTGATAATAACTCAAAGGTAATGCTTCTCATAAATGGACATAATGTAAATACAGAATTTTTTTGGGGTCCTGCTGATGCAATTCTTAATAATACAAACTATGATTACATAGAAAGAGTAGAAGTTATTCGTGGTGCTGGTTCGGTTACACTCGGACAGGGGGCACTTTTGGGGGTAATAAATATCGTAACCAAACAAGGTGAGTTTGGAAAAACAGAAGGTCTTGCAAGAGCAAATATGACGGCTGGTGTTGGATTAAATAGAGCTTTAAATGGTAGCTTTGATGCTCAACTTCGCTCTGGAGATTTAAAAAGTTATTTTTATATTTCTACAAGTCGTTATCAAGGACAAGAACTTAGAGATGATGGTTGGGCAGCACAACAAGGAAATCAAGGTTTTGCAGGTGGGTCAGTAAAAGATGTTGGTCTTCGTCTTCGCAAATCAGAAAGTGTTTTGATGACTGGAAATATTGAGTATAAAAACTTCAAAATTGAAGCTACTTATACTGACCAAATACGTGATTTGTATAATTTTTATAGAGATAGAAATGTTTTTAATCAGACACTTACAACTATTACAGGTTCGTATAATTTTAATTTGAGCCAACACGCAGTTTTGAAAGCAGAAATGAGTTATGCTCAAGATAATTTTGCTCTTTTTTCTGTTATCGGAACGGCAATGGGAGGTACTCGTGAAGATCGTTTGGGAGGAAAACTACTTTTAAACCTCAATGAATTAGTTCCAAATAACAAATTAGCAATAGGAGTAGAAGCACGAGTTTTTCAGATGGGAAAAACTAATAATCAAAACAATAATTTTATAGCAAATAAAATTGGAGCTTTCGACCCAACAACAGCAAATCAAGTTTTGACAATGGGTTTTAGAAAAGACATACAAGTTTTTAGTTTTTTTGCAGAAGATTATTATACAGTTTCTGATAAACTAGAAGTCTTTGGAGCTTTTCGTTATGATAACCATCCTTTTTGGGGAAATAATATTTCACCTCGTGTAGGTGCTATTTATTCTCCTACTGAAAAATTTATTACTCGTCTTTCGTATCAAACAGGTTTTAGAGGTGCAGTAGGTTTGCATTACACAGGAGGATATAATGGTGATGGATTTTTGCGTGCTGATAATTATGGTCGTGTAAATGGTGCAGATATTCCAGTTTTTGATGCTAATGGAAATCCAACAAGTGATACAGAAAGAAATATTCCAACTGTTTTACCTGAAAGAATAAATGGAATTGAGGGTTCATTTACGTTCCTTCCTTCCAAAAAATTAAAATTTAATGCTGTTGCTTTTTATAATAGCATTACCAATGTAATTGATGTAGGAGTAATTTATCGTGATCCTAATGATGTTATTTTAGATGAAATTGGCACAGACAAAGCAGGAGATTGGAATGGGTTTTGGTATTTCAAAAATACCCCAGGAAGTTTTAATCAAGTAGGTTTAGAAACTTCAATGACCTATTCGCAGGATATTTTTAACTTAATTTTGTCGCATTCATTAGTTAAAGTTTTGGGAGCAACTGATGAACAAAAACAAATTGCACAAGGAGGAAATAGTATGTATTTGGCAGATGATGGCAATGAAAATTTGCATTTTAAAGCCTATCCAGAAAGTGTATTTCGTACCAATTTTATTGTAACTCCTATTTCTTCATTTTCTATTGGAATGAATGCACTTTATTATAGCAAGTGGTATTCACCTATTGGAACAGTTGCAGATGGAGGATTGATTGTAAACCTTTCTACACAATGGAACATAACAAAAACAGTTCAATGGGGAGTTTCTATAAAAAATTTACTTAATGAAAAAAATCTTTCGCCTATGAATAGTAATGCAGGAGGAGAAGATATTTCATCTGGAACGCCAGCTTGGGA
This is a stretch of genomic DNA from Bernardetia sp. MNP-M8. It encodes these proteins:
- a CDS encoding serine hydrolase, producing MKMYFQALFFCLLFLFGFQACFGQKIKYDKIITKQFSSYQDSIDAILKEKNLNLTIGIAVVDLSHSDYYIEGLYSFYSNNKTEDDLYRNNLEKFPTMSVYKFHLALAILKEVDKGKFDLNDELFITKWDLLEETYSPLREDLKKQYAEQYETKIGFSIKLSELLSYMVSKSDNNVCDILFRFLGGKAYITEQRIKEKKPKHELSASESIELRQKYNQKGVEKTNKFVKKLGLKYTTLAASEEKMHETFDNQYLNTTTPTDAVLLLKHFYQENILEKETHDFLWKIMVETQTGANKIKAGLPQDNQKILLGHKTGSSFRKEPIEGQEFGLKAAENDIGIVVTPTKSYAIAIFIKNSNESNDVNNALIAELSKIIFEVIN
- a CDS encoding TonB-dependent receptor, giving the protein MKNTLLLFSLLSFSCFSSFAQIDSLQSELYKFSLDELTETEENQTAISVASNVSTDENKQPAAVTTITREQLQLSSARTLAEALMLFVPGFFLVEDQDDMIMGFRGLAPDNNSKVMLLINGHNVNTEFFWGPADAILNNTNYDYIERVEVIRGAGSVTLGQGALLGVINIVTKQGEFGKTEGLARANMTAGVGLNRALNGSFDAQLRSGDLKSYFYISTSRYQGQELRDDGWAAQQGNQGFAGGSVKDVGLRLRKSESVLMTGNIEYKNFKIEATYTDQIRDLYNFYRDRNVFNQTLTTITGSYNFNLSQHAVLKAEMSYAQDNFALFSVIGTAMGGTREDRLGGKLLLNLNELVPNNKLAIGVEARVFQMGKTNNQNNNFIANKIGAFDPTTANQVLTMGFRKDIQVFSFFAEDYYTVSDKLEVFGAFRYDNHPFWGNNISPRVGAIYSPTEKFITRLSYQTGFRGAVGLHYTGGYNGDGFLRADNYGRVNGADIPVFDANGNPTSDTERNIPTVLPERINGIEGSFTFLPSKKLKFNAVAFYNSITNVIDVGVIYRDPNDVILDEIGTDKAGDWNGFWYFKNTPGSFNQVGLETSMTYSQDIFNLILSHSLVKVLGATDEQKQIAQGGNSMYLADDGNENLHFKAYPESVFRTNFIVTPISSFSIGMNALYYSKWYSPIGTVADGGLIVNLSTQWNITKTVQWGVSIKNLLNEKNLSPMNSNAGGEDISSGTPAWETTTGWTTIRLNF